One bacterium DNA segment encodes these proteins:
- a CDS encoding CoA-binding protein encodes MSGFSNPALAEIRTLLQSIHSIAVVGLSDNPARPSHRVAAYLQAAGYQILPINPMIREALGQPAWPDLAALPGPVDCVCIFRRGEEAPAIIEAAIGKVTRLVWMQDQVVSLPAALRAREAGLAVVMNDCMLRRHQSLIGLT; translated from the coding sequence ATGTCGGGTTTCAGCAATCCAGCGCTGGCGGAGATCCGCACTTTGCTCCAGTCGATCCACAGCATTGCCGTGGTGGGCCTGAGCGACAATCCGGCCCGGCCCAGCCACCGGGTGGCGGCCTACCTGCAGGCGGCCGGCTACCAGATCCTGCCCATCAACCCGATGATCCGCGAAGCGCTGGGACAACCGGCCTGGCCGGACCTGGCGGCCCTGCCCGGACCAGTGGACTGCGTCTGCATCTTCCGGCGCGGGGAGGAGGCGCCCGCCATCATCGAGGCGGCCATCGGCAAGGTCACCCGCCTGGTGTGGATGCAGGACCAGGTGGTCAGCCTGCCGGCGGCCCTGCGCGCCCGGGAGGCGGGGCTGGCCGTGGTCATGAACGATTGCATGCTGCGCCGCCACCAAAGCCTCATCGGGCTGACCTGA
- a CDS encoding UbiA family prenyltransferase: protein MIPALLEACRPLNVLMAVLAVLVGALLAQADALAHGAAWLAAGGTALALAAGNLWNDLADLAEDRINRPGRPLPSGRLSMGAARRAAAGASLGALALALAIAWEALLLVAACLALLGWYARQGKQAGLAGNMAVASLAAASVGFGALSQVWAGLGARPEAALVPALLAGLLHLARELAKDAEDVAGDRQAGRRTWVLAAGPVALQRLLAQVAVLALLPPLLALLLGPPDPVLRAAHLIALAVAPLLLRQVLRGGLAKRDRAARLSAFCKQLLVAGLLVYAVAAILR, encoded by the coding sequence ATGATTCCTGCCCTGTTGGAGGCCTGCCGGCCGCTCAACGTGCTCATGGCGGTCCTGGCCGTCCTGGTGGGGGCGCTGCTGGCCCAGGCCGACGCCCTGGCTCATGGGGCGGCCTGGCTGGCGGCGGGGGGCACGGCCCTGGCCCTGGCCGCCGGCAACCTGTGGAACGATTTGGCCGACCTGGCGGAGGATCGCATCAACCGCCCCGGACGGCCGCTTCCCTCCGGCCGTCTGTCCATGGGGGCGGCCCGCCGCGCCGCCGCGGGGGCCTCCCTGGGCGCCCTGGCCCTGGCCCTGGCCATCGCCTGGGAGGCCCTGCTGCTGGTGGCCGCCTGCCTGGCCCTGCTTGGCTGGTATGCCCGCCAGGGCAAGCAGGCCGGCCTGGCCGGCAACATGGCCGTCGCCTCCCTGGCCGCGGCCAGTGTCGGCTTCGGCGCGTTGTCGCAGGTCTGGGCGGGCCTGGGCGCCAGGCCGGAGGCGGCCCTCGTGCCGGCCCTGCTGGCTGGATTGCTGCACCTGGCGCGGGAGTTGGCCAAGGATGCCGAGGACGTGGCGGGCGACCGCCAGGCGGGCCGACGCACCTGGGTGCTGGCCGCCGGACCGGTGGCGCTCCAGCGGCTGCTGGCCCAGGTGGCGGTCCTGGCCCTGCTTCCGCCCTTGCTGGCCCTGCTTCTGGGGCCGCCCGACCCTGTGCTGCGGGCAGCGCATTTGATCGCCCTGGCCGTGGCGCCGCTCCTCCTGCGGCAGGTGCTGCGCGGCGGCCTGGCCAAGCGGGACCGGGCGGCCCGGCTGTCGGCCTTCTGCAAACAGCTGCTGGTGGCGGGCCTGTTGGTCTACGCCGTGGCGGCTATTCTGAGGTGA
- a CDS encoding Sir2 family NAD-dependent protein deacetylase, whose translation MKESVLAEARARLSVAKRLVVLVGAGLSQESGVPVFRGAQGLWKSFRPEDLATPTAFARMPEEVWAWYRWRLEQLAPARPHAGHQALARLALTRSVTVVNQNVDGLLEEAFFEAGADLDCIMAVHGSIRRAHCQRCGASQAMAALPPDPVPTCSCGGRLRPSVVWFGESLDPAHLLRMDGTAHAADLALGVGSSALVWPAAGVLATARRRACPVIIVNPDPAAAVDGDLWLEGSAAAWLPRLLEAP comes from the coding sequence ATGAAGGAGAGCGTGCTGGCCGAGGCCCGGGCCAGGTTGTCCGTGGCGAAGAGGCTGGTCGTGCTGGTCGGCGCCGGCCTGTCCCAGGAGTCCGGCGTGCCTGTTTTCCGCGGGGCGCAGGGACTCTGGAAGAGCTTCCGGCCGGAGGATCTGGCCACGCCGACGGCCTTCGCCCGCATGCCGGAGGAGGTCTGGGCCTGGTACCGCTGGCGTCTTGAACAGCTGGCTCCGGCCCGCCCCCATGCCGGCCACCAGGCCTTGGCCCGCCTGGCCCTGACCCGATCGGTGACGGTGGTCAACCAGAATGTGGACGGCCTGCTCGAGGAGGCCTTTTTCGAGGCGGGCGCGGACCTGGACTGCATCATGGCTGTGCACGGCAGCATCCGACGGGCCCACTGCCAGCGCTGCGGCGCCTCCCAGGCGATGGCCGCCCTCCCGCCGGATCCCGTGCCGACCTGTTCCTGTGGAGGCCGCCTGCGCCCCTCCGTGGTCTGGTTCGGCGAGTCGCTTGACCCGGCGCACCTGCTACGCATGGATGGGACCGCCCATGCGGCGGACCTGGCCCTGGGCGTGGGCAGCTCGGCCCTGGTCTGGCCGGCGGCCGGCGTCCTCGCGACGGCGCGGCGCCGGGCCTGCCCCGTCATCATCGTCAATCCCGATCCCGCGGCGGCCGTGGACGGCGATCTCTGGCTGGAAGGCAGCGCCGCGGCCTGGTTGCCCCGCTTGCTGGAAGCCCCCTGA
- a CDS encoding RsmE family RNA methyltransferase produces the protein MNLLLYRGSEVEEGRLRLGPGDRRLLHVATVLGLKAGDRLRVGRVEGAMRWARLCADPHPLSPLLLDLEEELLPAPSAREPRTVILALPRPPVLRRLLELAPQLGLGRLVLIRSARVEKSYFQSPLLHRGDWRRHLELGMEQALCTRAPEVYVFDRFRPFVEDELERLLPASSLRLLPHPGPWPSLVELPRPRRGQPWCLAVGPEGGWVESELRALGERGFLPLSLGKRILRVEAAVERLAAQLDLLEELGEKE, from the coding sequence ATGAACCTGCTGCTCTATCGCGGATCCGAGGTGGAGGAGGGTCGCCTCCGCCTGGGTCCGGGGGACCGGCGCCTGCTCCATGTCGCCACTGTGCTGGGGCTCAAGGCCGGTGATCGGCTGCGCGTGGGTCGGGTGGAGGGCGCCATGCGCTGGGCCCGCCTCTGCGCGGATCCTCATCCCCTCAGCCCGCTTCTGCTTGACCTGGAGGAGGAACTGCTTCCAGCCCCGTCCGCCCGGGAGCCGCGCACCGTGATCCTGGCCCTGCCCCGGCCTCCCGTCCTGCGGCGCTTGCTCGAACTGGCGCCGCAGCTGGGCCTGGGCCGCCTTGTGCTCATCCGCAGCGCCCGGGTGGAGAAATCCTATTTCCAAAGTCCCCTGCTGCATCGGGGCGACTGGCGGCGCCATCTGGAACTGGGCATGGAGCAGGCACTCTGCACCCGGGCGCCCGAAGTCTACGTCTTTGATCGCTTCCGGCCCTTTGTGGAGGACGAGCTGGAGCGCCTGCTGCCCGCCTCGAGCTTGCGCTTGCTGCCCCATCCCGGCCCCTGGCCCAGCCTGGTCGAGCTGCCTCGGCCGCGCCGCGGCCAGCCCTGGTGCCTGGCGGTGGGTCCCGAGGGCGGCTGGGTGGAGAGCGAGCTGCGCGCCCTTGGGGAGCGGGGTTTTCTGCCCCTCAGCCTGGGAAAGCGCATCTTGCGGGTGGAGGCCGCCGTGGAACGGCTGGCGGCCCAACTGGATCTGCTGGAGGAACTGGGAGAGAAGGAGTAG
- a CDS encoding M6 family metalloprotease domain-containing protein: MPRFALALSALLVGLFIAMLPAQAVPARPGWLDGRAGGEPFQFQLTGDEFVHWAVARDGHTVLMDEAGVWRHARHAADGGLEARGEVYQPTRPREDSRGLRPDPAWLARQAAARRQEPAAGASRTSRVEGQWNLLLILIRYPNQLPLVTPGSFADMMNQPGWHGTGSFNDYYLDMSYGRFSTLSTVTAWVQAAHPHDYYGYNQGWERSQELVIEAVLAADPEVDFSQFDNDGNGVVDGLLIVHSGHGAEEGNSTNIWSHRWGLWGQSLVLDGVTINDYTMQPELQGGAQSAIGVYVHEFGHALNLPDLYDTDYSSSGVGSWCVMSGGSWGGGGSGGNAHVPSAMSAWCRQRLGWSSVTTTPSELVDYGLPAIHLSDEIIRLDLDGSPQQFFLCENRRLAGWDLHQPAAGLFIWHVDENQGGNSDEDHFLVDLEQADGMRHLNLGMGADAGDIFPGQTGNRTFNAVSNPASLPYGGGSSSVSVTAIGDAADTLVATFFQYFSHQDLRWVDWQVESDSGGDNWPDAGEEVQVSFLLTNHGASLDSLRIELAVEEAGIAVLEGLVTTGPVAHGQGFATPPFRLALAETLPNGRYPLTLRSVDAAGWEQVTTGAIQVGRQELLLLLDGADASVGSWYETALNGSHSVELRVKAAGAAAPQDLAAYPLVIWACAASPSPLSSADLAAMGAYLAQGGQLLLTGQRLLDGVSSAGRALLGADPGSAWSGSALLRGWSEGGLLADQESILLAGAGGAWNQQLPATSLQLRAGSILLARWGTGNQGAILRREDAAWAGGRLIVAGVSLEAVHGGGSLLPLSTVLERFLGWLENGTLVGVAPRPLALPQALSLEARPNPFNPDTHLRFVLAQADEARLQVWNMAGALVREVELGRLAAGSHDLRLDLGRAASGLYLAELRTGGGDRTHVRLLLLR, encoded by the coding sequence ATGCCTCGCTTCGCCCTCGCGCTCTCCGCACTGCTTGTCGGTCTGTTCATCGCCATGCTCCCGGCCCAGGCTGTTCCCGCGCGACCAGGATGGCTGGATGGCCGCGCCGGCGGCGAGCCCTTCCAGTTTCAGCTGACGGGGGACGAGTTCGTCCACTGGGCCGTGGCCCGCGACGGCCACACCGTGTTGATGGATGAGGCCGGGGTCTGGCGTCATGCGCGACACGCGGCGGACGGCGGTCTGGAGGCCCGCGGCGAGGTCTATCAACCGACGCGCCCCCGCGAGGATTCCCGCGGCCTGCGGCCCGATCCGGCCTGGTTGGCCCGCCAGGCGGCCGCCCGGCGGCAAGAGCCTGCTGCCGGCGCCAGCCGCACTTCGCGGGTGGAGGGTCAATGGAACCTGCTGCTGATCCTCATCCGCTATCCGAACCAGCTCCCGCTTGTGACGCCAGGCTCCTTCGCCGACATGATGAACCAGCCAGGTTGGCACGGCACCGGCTCCTTCAACGACTATTATCTCGACATGTCCTATGGCCGCTTCTCGACTCTCTCCACCGTGACGGCCTGGGTCCAGGCGGCCCATCCGCACGACTACTACGGCTACAACCAGGGCTGGGAGCGCAGCCAGGAGCTGGTGATCGAGGCGGTGCTGGCCGCCGATCCGGAGGTGGATTTCAGCCAGTTCGACAACGACGGCAACGGCGTGGTGGACGGCCTGCTCATCGTGCATAGCGGCCATGGCGCGGAGGAGGGGAACTCCACCAACATCTGGTCCCATCGCTGGGGCCTGTGGGGCCAGTCCCTGGTGCTGGACGGCGTCACCATCAATGATTACACCATGCAGCCGGAGCTGCAGGGCGGGGCCCAGTCGGCCATCGGCGTCTATGTCCACGAGTTCGGCCACGCCCTCAACCTGCCCGATCTTTACGACACGGATTACAGCTCCAGCGGCGTCGGCAGCTGGTGTGTGATGAGCGGGGGCAGCTGGGGCGGCGGCGGCAGCGGCGGCAACGCGCACGTCCCCTCGGCCATGAGCGCCTGGTGCCGCCAACGCCTGGGTTGGTCCAGCGTGACCACGACCCCGTCGGAGCTGGTGGATTACGGCCTGCCCGCCATCCATCTGAGCGACGAGATCATCCGCCTCGACCTGGACGGTTCGCCACAGCAGTTCTTCCTCTGCGAGAACCGCCGCCTGGCCGGATGGGACCTGCACCAGCCCGCGGCAGGTCTTTTCATCTGGCACGTGGACGAGAACCAGGGCGGCAATTCGGACGAGGACCATTTCCTGGTCGATCTGGAGCAGGCCGACGGCATGCGCCATCTCAACCTGGGCATGGGCGCCGACGCCGGCGACATCTTCCCGGGCCAGACCGGCAACCGCACGTTCAACGCCGTGAGCAATCCGGCCAGCCTGCCCTATGGGGGCGGTTCCAGCTCGGTCAGCGTGACCGCCATCGGCGATGCGGCCGACACGCTGGTCGCCACCTTCTTCCAGTACTTTTCCCACCAGGACCTGCGCTGGGTGGACTGGCAGGTCGAGTCCGACAGCGGCGGCGACAACTGGCCCGACGCCGGGGAGGAGGTGCAGGTCTCCTTCCTCCTGACCAATCACGGCGCCTCCCTGGACAGCCTGCGGATCGAACTGGCGGTGGAGGAGGCGGGCATCGCCGTGCTGGAGGGCCTGGTCACCACCGGCCCCGTCGCCCACGGCCAGGGCTTCGCCACCCCGCCCTTCCGCCTGGCGCTGGCGGAGACGCTGCCCAACGGCCGCTACCCCCTCACCCTGCGCAGTGTGGACGCGGCGGGTTGGGAGCAGGTGACGACCGGCGCCATCCAGGTCGGTCGCCAGGAGCTGCTCCTCCTGCTCGATGGCGCCGACGCCTCCGTCGGGAGCTGGTACGAGACCGCCTTGAACGGCAGCCACAGCGTGGAGCTGCGTGTCAAAGCCGCCGGCGCAGCGGCGCCCCAGGATCTGGCCGCCTACCCCCTGGTGATCTGGGCCTGCGCCGCATCGCCCTCGCCGCTCTCAAGCGCCGACCTGGCCGCCATGGGCGCTTATCTGGCCCAGGGCGGACAACTGCTGCTCACTGGGCAAAGGCTGCTGGACGGCGTGTCCTCCGCCGGCCGCGCGCTGCTGGGGGCCGATCCCGGCTCCGCCTGGAGCGGCTCGGCCCTGCTGCGCGGTTGGAGCGAGGGTGGCCTCCTGGCCGACCAGGAATCCATCCTGCTGGCCGGCGCCGGTGGCGCCTGGAACCAGCAACTGCCCGCGACCAGCCTGCAGCTGCGGGCCGGCAGCATCCTGCTGGCCCGCTGGGGCACGGGCAACCAGGGCGCCATCCTGCGCCGCGAGGATGCCGCTTGGGCGGGTGGCCGCCTGATCGTGGCGGGGGTCAGCCTGGAGGCGGTCCATGGCGGCGGCAGCCTGCTGCCCTTGTCGACAGTCCTGGAGCGTTTCCTGGGCTGGCTGGAGAACGGCACGCTGGTGGGGGTCGCGCCCCGTCCCCTGGCCCTGCCCCAGGCCCTATCCCTTGAGGCCCGGCCCAATCCCTTCAATCCGGACACTCATCTGCGCTTCGTCCTGGCGCAAGCGGACGAGGCGCGGCTGCAGGTCTGGAACATGGCCGGCGCCCTGGTGCGGGAGGTGGAGCTGGGCCGCCTGGCGGCCGGCTCCCATGACCTGCGCCTTGACCTGGGACGCGCCGCATCCGGCCTCTACCTGGCCGAGCTGCGCACCGGCGGCGGGGACCGGACCCATGTCCGCCTGCTGCTGCTGCGCTGA
- a CDS encoding Maf family protein — MFWLCPPAELPPLVLASASPRRRELLTRVGLQFTVDSADMDERPLAGEAPARQVERLAWAKARQVALRHRQGLILGADTVVVLDDLVLGKPRDAAEAVDMLQQLSGRWHEVYTGWAILTAGEGGERTGHVRTRVLFHELGREQILAYVAGGEPLDKAGAYGIQEGGALLVAALDGDYFSVMGLPLATVCRELVAAARDLRPTPAGPKWQPL; from the coding sequence ATGTTCTGGCTGTGTCCCCCGGCCGAGCTGCCGCCCCTTGTCCTGGCTTCGGCCTCGCCGCGCCGGCGCGAGTTGCTGACCCGCGTGGGGCTGCAATTCACCGTGGACAGCGCCGACATGGACGAGCGTCCGCTGGCCGGCGAAGCCCCCGCCCGCCAGGTGGAGCGCCTGGCCTGGGCAAAGGCGCGCCAGGTGGCCCTTCGCCACCGGCAGGGCCTGATCCTGGGCGCCGACACGGTGGTCGTGCTGGACGACCTGGTGCTGGGCAAGCCCCGCGACGCCGCGGAGGCCGTCGACATGTTGCAGCAGCTCTCCGGCCGCTGGCACGAGGTCTACACGGGCTGGGCCATTCTGACGGCGGGGGAAGGCGGTGAACGGACAGGGCATGTCCGCACCCGCGTCCTCTTCCACGAGCTGGGTCGCGAGCAGATCCTGGCCTATGTGGCGGGGGGCGAACCGCTGGACAAGGCGGGCGCCTACGGCATCCAGGAGGGAGGCGCCTTGCTGGTGGCCGCCCTGGACGGAGACTACTTCAGTGTGATGGGCCTGCCCCTGGCCACGGTCTGCCGCGAACTGGTGGCCGCCGCCCGCGACCTGAGGCCGACGCCGGCCGGTCCCAAATGGCAGCCTCTTTGA
- the queF gene encoding preQ(1) synthase, with translation MEQRTGYTGDHARRGGREDLALPELAVWPNQYEDRDYWIEIETPEFTCRCPKTGQPDFARLTLRYVPGPSCVELKSLKEYLQAFRDVGIFHENVANRIHDDLARALAPRRLEVCTVFLPRGGITTTVRAGS, from the coding sequence ATGGAGCAGCGCACAGGCTACACGGGCGACCACGCCCGCCGCGGCGGGCGGGAGGATCTGGCCCTGCCGGAGCTGGCGGTCTGGCCCAACCAGTACGAGGACCGCGACTATTGGATCGAGATTGAAACGCCGGAATTCACTTGCCGCTGCCCCAAGACCGGCCAACCGGATTTCGCCCGTCTGACGCTGCGCTACGTTCCCGGTCCCTCCTGCGTGGAGTTGAAAAGCCTGAAGGAATACCTGCAGGCCTTCCGCGACGTGGGCATCTTCCACGAGAACGTGGCCAACCGCATCCACGACGACCTGGCCCGGGCCTTGGCGCCACGCCGCCTGGAGGTCTGCACCGTCTTCCTGCCCCGCGGCGGCATCACGACCACGGTGCGGGCCGGCTCCTGA
- a CDS encoding helix-turn-helix transcriptional regulator produces the protein MAEESSARRAFTQELLKAREYQLVALDQVAGETHIALIYLEALESGEWERIPGPYLRGYLTAYAECIGMVREKVLKRFDELGYLPPPPAQRSAADEAPIPTPIRIPLPAARRPPEELDSPRPAASGRPAAVPSFWSAMPMRHKVALGSLLLLLAAALVWGASLLVFRLTPADAPDILPAVTAPLEEEGPATSFLVSLETVRPARLRVLASAGPVFHGLCPADSLIQFHSATEVIVEVDALEHLRLWRDGRPLDLSDQPGPAELRLSAASVKIVRRSP, from the coding sequence ATGGCAGAGGAGAGTTCGGCCCGGCGGGCCTTCACCCAGGAATTGCTCAAGGCCCGCGAATACCAGCTGGTGGCGCTGGATCAGGTGGCAGGGGAGACCCACATCGCGCTGATCTATCTGGAGGCCCTGGAGTCCGGTGAGTGGGAGCGCATTCCCGGACCCTATCTGCGCGGCTACCTGACGGCCTATGCCGAGTGCATCGGCATGGTGCGGGAGAAAGTGCTCAAGCGCTTCGATGAGCTGGGCTACCTGCCGCCCCCGCCCGCCCAGCGTTCCGCCGCCGATGAGGCGCCCATCCCCACGCCCATTCGCATTCCTCTCCCGGCGGCGCGACGCCCACCGGAGGAGCTGGACTCGCCCCGGCCGGCTGCATCGGGCCGCCCGGCGGCCGTGCCCTCCTTCTGGTCCGCCATGCCCATGCGGCACAAGGTCGCCCTCGGGTCGCTCCTCCTGCTGTTGGCCGCCGCCCTGGTCTGGGGCGCCAGCTTGCTTGTGTTCAGATTGACGCCCGCCGACGCGCCGGACATCCTGCCCGCCGTCACCGCACCGCTGGAGGAGGAGGGACCCGCCACCTCCTTCCTGGTCAGCCTCGAGACCGTCCGCCCCGCCCGGCTGCGCGTCCTCGCCTCGGCCGGTCCCGTCTTTCACGGCCTCTGTCCGGCCGACTCTCTCATTCAGTTCCACAGCGCCACCGAGGTCATCGTGGAGGTTGACGCCCTGGAGCACCTGCGCCTCTGGCGCGACGGACGGCCCCTGGATCTAAGCGACCAGCCCGGTCCCGCCGAATTGCGCCTCAGCGCCGCCTCGGTCAAGATCGTGCGGAGGTCGCCATGA
- a CDS encoding ATP-binding protein, with the protein MNWRFWRPSPSSAPPPAPPANQAPCLPWEFPPDLDAVALLRSILAWCAGRPGCRGAWLICPTDPEWAARDRFEDADPLPETLIQALTTWVHAQPGGVCHRLSTHQTEGAPAGLAEQCRRREIGELLVLPVPHWAPLPAWLLVGQGQAGDPEREPATVAHELAWLLWINRLRRELGVERGRVEEAQAHQMVKGFELERIRQQAEREVELARRHVSEAERAKNEFLSSVSHELRTPLNAIQGYTRMVLRESNLSDRQRLSLERVITSSQNQLRLINNILDYSRLEAGRMRLELEELDLLQLLRDVVLQVEPLAQERGLTVVLELPAGQVESTFVSDRAKVEQVLINLLGNAIKFTPKGEVRLRAGAEAGLIRLDVMDTGIGIARDEQEQVFERFRRSRQTDGVMKASGTGLGLAISRRLAQLLGGDIVLQSEAGRGSTFTLTLPHFLDLETATMGLGGDEGEEGR; encoded by the coding sequence ATGAACTGGCGCTTCTGGCGTCCTTCCCCCTCATCCGCGCCCCCGCCCGCCCCACCGGCCAACCAGGCGCCCTGCCTGCCCTGGGAGTTCCCGCCGGACTTGGATGCCGTCGCCCTGTTGCGCAGCATCCTGGCCTGGTGCGCGGGACGACCGGGTTGCCGGGGAGCCTGGCTAATCTGTCCAACGGATCCGGAATGGGCCGCCCGTGACCGCTTCGAGGATGCCGACCCCCTGCCCGAGACACTCATCCAAGCGCTGACCACGTGGGTCCACGCCCAGCCGGGCGGCGTCTGCCACCGCCTTTCCACCCATCAGACGGAAGGGGCGCCCGCGGGGCTGGCCGAACAATGCCGGCGCCGCGAGATCGGGGAGCTGCTGGTGTTGCCGGTGCCGCACTGGGCGCCGCTGCCCGCCTGGCTGCTGGTGGGCCAGGGCCAAGCGGGTGACCCGGAGCGGGAGCCGGCCACGGTCGCCCACGAGCTGGCCTGGCTGCTCTGGATCAACCGCCTGCGCCGCGAGCTGGGAGTGGAGCGCGGCCGGGTGGAAGAGGCGCAGGCTCACCAGATGGTCAAGGGCTTCGAGCTGGAGCGGATCCGTCAGCAGGCCGAGCGGGAGGTGGAGCTGGCCCGCCGCCACGTGTCCGAGGCGGAACGGGCCAAGAACGAGTTCCTGTCCTCCGTCAGCCACGAGCTGCGCACCCCCCTCAACGCCATCCAGGGCTACACGCGCATGGTGCTGCGCGAATCGAATCTCTCCGACCGCCAGCGTCTCAGCCTGGAGCGCGTCATAACCAGCTCGCAGAACCAGCTGAGGCTGATCAACAACATCCTTGACTACTCGAGGCTTGAGGCAGGACGCATGCGCCTGGAGCTGGAGGAGCTTGATCTCTTGCAGCTCCTGCGCGACGTGGTGCTCCAGGTGGAGCCGCTGGCCCAGGAGCGGGGATTGACCGTCGTTCTGGAGCTGCCCGCGGGACAGGTGGAGTCGACCTTTGTGAGCGATAGGGCCAAGGTGGAGCAGGTGCTCATCAATCTCCTTGGCAACGCCATCAAGTTCACGCCCAAAGGGGAGGTCCGCTTGCGGGCAGGGGCGGAGGCGGGCCTCATCCGCCTGGATGTGATGGACACGGGGATCGGCATCGCCCGCGATGAGCAGGAGCAGGTCTTCGAGCGCTTCCGCCGCAGCCGGCAGACCGACGGGGTGATGAAGGCCTCGGGCACGGGCCTGGGCCTGGCCATCAGCCGGCGGCTGGCCCAGCTGCTGGGCGGCGACATCGTCCTGCAAAGCGAGGCGGGGCGGGGTTCCACCTTCACCCTGACCCTGCCCCACTTTCTCGACCTGGAGACGGCCACCATGGGCTTGGGTGGCGACGAAGGGGAGGAGGGACGCTGA
- a CDS encoding response regulator — protein MSGTETTAGQSAAWQEGEFFRDRLILVVDDEPFNVDLLRFELEDRGFQVVTAEDGVEALDLLKDGARPDLALLDVMMPRLDGFGLTREIRHLEGLEQLPIILLTAKSELEDKAEGFAARADDYVLKPFHIDDVVARVEVQLRIAGYLKRRRVQAEALSRIAMVGAAAHELAQPLAGASGYLQLLQAGLERQTLDPAAYAERLGRIHSCLVKTRDIATRLEQLERVALEDYPCGAQIISLQESARPETARDPDDPRLVLLAAEAGVGRDAALERDLVLHGAELVREETVAEHAAEVDLVLLSCLDRLDHVKPVLERLATLWDTPHLLSPPVLALLPGQSIGRATPGVELLRSSVDDVLQRPFRLEELLIRIRSRVRLQRLRLGDLRLQSLGAAQDIRRRALDGFVEKVDHCLASLARLEARPDGLADLLAEYACQLDGLTGTVRRLQARNIPGFPEPAQG, from the coding sequence ATGAGTGGAACGGAGACGACGGCGGGCCAGTCCGCCGCCTGGCAGGAAGGCGAGTTCTTCCGGGACCGGCTGATCCTGGTGGTGGACGACGAGCCCTTCAATGTGGATCTCCTGCGTTTCGAGCTGGAGGACCGGGGCTTCCAGGTTGTCACGGCGGAGGACGGGGTGGAGGCACTGGATCTGCTGAAGGACGGCGCCCGCCCGGATCTGGCCTTGCTGGATGTGATGATGCCCCGCCTGGACGGCTTCGGCCTGACGCGGGAGATCCGCCACCTCGAGGGCCTGGAGCAGTTGCCGATCATCCTCCTCACCGCCAAGAGCGAGCTGGAGGACAAGGCCGAGGGCTTCGCCGCCCGCGCCGACGATTATGTGCTGAAGCCCTTTCACATTGACGATGTGGTGGCCCGCGTGGAGGTCCAGCTGCGCATTGCCGGCTATCTCAAGCGCCGCCGGGTCCAGGCCGAGGCCCTGAGCCGCATCGCCATGGTGGGGGCCGCCGCCCATGAGCTGGCCCAGCCCCTGGCCGGAGCCAGCGGCTATCTGCAACTGCTGCAGGCGGGCCTGGAACGGCAGACGCTTGATCCTGCCGCCTACGCCGAACGGCTGGGCCGCATCCACAGCTGCCTGGTCAAGACCCGCGACATCGCCACGCGCCTGGAGCAACTGGAGCGCGTCGCCCTCGAGGATTATCCCTGCGGGGCCCAGATCATCAGCCTGCAAGAGTCGGCCCGGCCTGAGACGGCGCGCGACCCTGACGATCCACGACTGGTCCTGCTGGCCGCGGAGGCGGGGGTGGGACGCGATGCCGCCCTCGAGCGCGACCTGGTGCTCCACGGCGCCGAGCTGGTGCGCGAGGAGACGGTGGCGGAGCACGCGGCGGAGGTCGACCTCGTCCTCCTCAGCTGCCTGGACCGCCTGGATCATGTCAAGCCTGTCCTGGAGCGCCTGGCGACTCTGTGGGATACGCCCCACCTGCTCAGTCCGCCCGTGCTCGCCCTCCTGCCCGGCCAGTCCATCGGCCGGGCAACACCCGGGGTCGAGCTGCTGCGCAGCAGCGTGGACGATGTCCTGCAGCGGCCCTTCCGCCTGGAGGAGCTGTTAATCCGCATTCGTAGCCGCGTGCGTCTGCAGCGCTTGCGCCTGGGCGACCTCCGCCTGCAGAGCCTGGGCGCGGCCCAGGACATCCGCCGCCGGGCGCTTGATGGTTTCGTGGAGAAGGTTGATCACTGTCTGGCCTCCCTGGCACGCCTGGAGGCGCGTCCGGATGGTCTGGCGGACCTGCTGGCCGAGTACGCTTGCCAGCTGGACGGTCTGACCGGCACAGTCCGTCGTCTGCAGGCGCGCAACATTCCGGGCTTCCCCGAACCGGCCCAAGGGTGA